Part of the Sinorhizobium sp. BG8 genome, TGACGATCCGCTGCCCATCGGCTGAGCGGATGACAGCCGCTGCAGCCCGGTCGCGGATCGCAAGCTCCTCGTGGAGGGCTTGCGCCCCCTCCCTCGCCAGCCGGGCACGCAGTTCGTCGCGAATCTCCGCGGGAACCGGCGGCATGTCGGAAAGACCGCCCTTCAGCGCCTTGAAATAGAGCCCGGTCCCGCCGACGAAGACCGGAAGCTTGTCGCGACCGCGGAGTTCGGAAACTACCTCAGCCGCCTGTCTGAGCCAGGCCCCGGAGGAGTATGCCGCGCCTGCCGGCACATGCCCATAGAGCCGATGCTCGATGCCGCCCATGTCTGCGGGCTGGGGACGCGCGGTCAGCATGTTCAGCGTGTCGTAGACCTGCATGCTGTCGGCGTTCACCACCACGCCGCCATGAGCCTCGGCCATGCGAACCGCCAACGCGGACTTGCCGCTTGCGGTCGGCCCGGTTATCAGGATCGCGTCAATATCGTTTCCAGGGTCTCTCATCATGGCTTTCGTTGCCACGCTTCTCGCCAATCCGTCAAATCCTGTCTTGACGCCCGTGATCGCCGAAAAGGCGGCAGATGCTATCAAGGCTTCCGGCCTCTATTGGCTGGCCGACGGTGTCGCGTGCGACATTGTCCTGAGGGACGACACCGACGTTGAGGCGGCACGTGACCGGATTCTCGCCCTCATCGCCGGCAGCCCGATCGACCTTGTCGTTCAGGAACAGGAGACCCGCCGGAAGAAGCTGCTGATCGCCGACATGGACTCGACCATGATTGGCCAGGAATGCATCGACGAACTGGCAGCCGAAGTGGGCCTGAAGGAACGCGTCTCGGAAATCACCGCCCGCGCCATGAACGGCGAAATCGCCTTCGAACCGGCGCTGCGCGAACGCGTGGCCCTGTTGAAGGGCCTTCCCATCTCCGTCGTCGACGAGGTCGTGCGCAAGCGCATCACGCTGACGCCCGGCGGCCCGGCGCTGATCGCAACCATGAAGGCCAAGGGATACTACACGGCGCTCGTCTCCGGCGGCTTCACCGTCTTCACCAGCCGTATCGCGGATCAACTCGGCTTCCAGGAAAACCGCGCGAACATCCTGCTTGAGGAAAACGGCTATCTCACCGGCGAGGTCGCCGAACCCATCCTCGGCAAGCAGGCCAAGGTCGATGCGCTCAACGAGATTTCGGTAAGGCTCGGCATTTCACCTGAGGAAGCGATCGCCGTCGGTGACGGCGCAAATGACCTCGGAATGCTGCATCTTTCGGGCTCCGGCGTCGCGCTTCACGCCAAGCCGGCGGTCGCAGCCGAGGCGAAGCTCCGCATCGACCACGGCGACCTCTCCGCCCTTCTCTACATCCAGGGCTATCGCCAGTCGGATTTCGTGCACCCGTGACCATCGCGTCCACCGAGCGGCTGATCATACGCAACTGGGTGGAGGCTGATCGCGACCTCTTCTTCCGGATCAATTCCGATCCGCAGGTCATGGCGTTCTTTCCGTTCCGCCGAAATCGCGCGGAGAGCGATACCCTCTTCGACAGGCTCATCAGCGCGATCGCGAATTCGGGCCTCGGTTTCTTCGCCCTGGCGCTGAGGGGATCGAACGAGGCCATCGGTTTCTGTGGGCTGAACAGGGCAAGCCTGGAACCGTGCCTCCCGGAGGGCACGGTCGAAATCGGCTGGCGGCTGGCACCGGAGCATTGGGGGCACGGCTACGTCACCGAGGCGGCATTGGCGTTGCTTGCCTACGGCTTCAAGGACCTCGCCCTTCCGGAGATCGTCTCCTTCGCCGTCGCGGCCAACCGCCGTTCGACCGCGGTGATGAAACGCATAGGCATGAAGCGTGACCCGGCCCGGGATTTCGATCATCCGCGTGTGGGCGAAGATCGTCCGGACCTCAGGAGACACGTGTTCTATGCCATGTCGCGCGCCGATTGGCAGGAACGCCAGGCCCGCTAGGCCCCGAAGTCATCACCGAAGTAACGAAGCGTCTGAAATCATCCCACGGACGGGATGATTCCGTTTCTTCACGTTTTCCGGCAACCGCCTGACAGGATTCGGGAAAACGCGCGCGCTACTCCATGCGCACGGTCACGAAGCGCAGCGCGCCGGACTTATTGGCAATCATCAGAAGTGCGTTACGGCGGTCTTCGGACTTGAGCTTTGCGATGCGCGACTTCACCTCATCCGGCGATGTCACGGCTTCCTGTCCTATCTCCACGATCACGTCGCCGACCTCGATCCCGCGCTCCGAAGCGGCGGAATTGGGCTCGACCGCGGTAATCAGCACGCCCTGCACGCCTTCGGAAATGCCGCCGTTCTTGCGCGCGACTTCATCGAGCGGTGCGAGCGTCATGCCGAGTACCGGCGTCGCGGCAGGCCGGTTCGCCTCCTGCTTGTTGTCGGTCGTCCCCTGCTTGTCCGCCTCGGTACTGGCTTCGGCCAGCTTCTCGCCATCCTCGAGACGGCCGAGCGTCACCTTGACAGTCTGCTCCTTGCCGTCGCGCACGACAACCACGTCCACGGCCTTGCCGACCGGGCTCTCGGCGACCACACGCGGCAGGTCGCGCATCTCTTCCACATCCTTGCCGTCGAAGCGGACGATGACGTCGCCCGTCCTGATGACGCCGTTGTCGACAGGTCCGCCCTCGATGATCCCTGCAACGAGCGCGCCCTTCGCCTCGGGCATGCCGATGCTCTCGGCGATGTCGTCCGTCACCGGCTGGATTCGAACGCCCAGCCAGCCACGGCGCGTCTCGCCGAATTCCTTGAGCTGGGTGAAGACGTTCTCCGCAAGCTCGGTCGGTACCGAGAAGCCGATGCCGATGGAACCGCCGGAAGGAGAGATGATCGCCGTGTTGATCCCGATGACCTCACCCTTCATGTTGAACAGCGGACCGCCGGAATTGCCGCGGTTGATGGCGGCATCGGTCTGGATGAAATTGTCGTAGGGGCCGGCATTGATGTTGCGTCCGCGCGCGGAAATGATGCCGACCGTCACGCTGCCGCCGAGGCCGAACGGATTGCCGATGGCCATGACCCAGTCGCCGATGCGCATGCCCCTCGAATCGCCGAAGGGCACGGCCTTGAGCGGCGTCTTCGGCTCGACCTTCAGCAATGCGAGGTCGGTCTTTGTATCGGTCCCGACCAGCTTCGCCTTCAGCTTCGTACCATTGGCAAAATTGACCTCGATATCGTCGGCCCCTTCGATGACGTGATTGTTCGTCGCGATGAAGCCCGAGGGATCGATGACGAAACCGGACCCCAGCGAGTTGACCGTGCGCGGTCCGCCCTCGCCGCCTTCGCCGTTGAAGAATTCGTCGAAGAAGTCCTGGAACGGAGATCCTTCGGGCACCTGCGGTGTCGGCCCCTTGTCCTCCTCCTTGACGTTCTGCGACGTCGAGATGTTGACGACCGCGTCAAGCAGCCCCTCCGCCAGGTCGGCAACAGAAGCCGGACCGGCAATCGAGGAGGGTCCGGCGGCCAGCGCCGGGCTCTGGGCGAATGCAGAGGTCGGCAAACCGCCCGCGCCGACGGTCAGCACCGAAAGACCGGCTGCGACCGTGACCGCATGGAAAGATTTGGACCTGTTGCTCAAGGCCATGTCTGGCGTCCTTTTCGTTCAGTCGTGGAAGCTTCCACTCTTGGCCATGGATACGGCAGAAATGGGATGTCCATATCCGTGGCCGGGCATCTGCGCGCTCCTTGCAACTTTTGCCCGGCGCGTGCCGTGCCCGCAAGGGGCACCGTCGTGCGGCCGGCGGCAAAGAACGGACAGTTCCGCTATTATCCACCGCTTCACGCATCAGCGCCAAGGCAATTTGCCGTGTACGCTCCGTTATTTATTCCTCCGCAGAATCGAAAGGGCCGGTACGAGACCGGCCCTTCTGAAAGTCTGGGGATTCTACCCGGCGTTGCCGCCGGATGAATGTCAGTCGGCGGGCACCGGTGCGGTTGCCGGCGGCTTCGTTCCGTTGGCGTCTTCGAAATAACGGAAGAATTCCGAGTTCGGAGACAGGACGAGCGTCGTGTCGGAGCTTCCCATTGCCTCGCGGTAGGCGCTCATCGACCGGTAGAAGTCGAAGAAGCCCGGATCCTTCGAGAAGGCCTCGCCGAAGACGCGGTTGCGTTCGGCATCGCCCTGGCCTCGCAGGATTTCGGAATCGCGCTGGGCTTCCGCGACGATCTCGACGACCTGACGGTCGGCGATGGCGCGGCGGCGCTGCCCTTCTTCGTTGCCTCGTGCGCGGATCAGTTCGGCCTCGGCAAGACGCTCGGCCTTCATCCGGTCGAAGGTCTGCTGCGAGACTTCCTGCGTCAGGTCGGTGCGGCGGATCCGTACGTCCTCGATCGTCAGTCCGAGCGTCTCGGCGTCGCGGGAAAGCTCGTTGCGCACTTCGCGCATCATCGAGGACCGCTCTTCGGACAGTGCGGACTCGAAACCGCGCAGACCGTAGACCCGGCGCAGAGCCGCATCGAGACGGGTTCTGAGCCGCGATTCGGCCGCTTCCCGGTCACCCGAGACGGTCTGGCGGAACGTGCGCGCATCGGTGATCTTGTAGACCACGAAGGCATCGACCTCGTAGAACTTGCCGCCCGATACCTGGACGCGGATGTTGTCCAGATCGAAGCGAAGCGCCTGGTCCTGCACGTACTGGACGCTGTCGGCATCCATGAAGCCGAAGGGCAGCTTGAAGTAGATGCCCGGCTCCGACTTGACGTCCTGGATCTGGCCGAAGCGCACGACGATGGCCTGCTGGCGTTCGTTCACGACGAAGACGGACGAATAGGCGATGAAGAGAATGACGGCGATGCCGATCAGGATGGCGGGAAAACGGTTACCCATTACTGGCTCCCTCCCGCCTGCGTCTGCGCAGCCTTGCCGAGTTCGTTCAGCGGAAGGAAGGGCACCACGCCCTGCCGGCTCTCGCCCTCGTTGATGATAACCTTCTTGGAATTCTTCAAGACGCTTTCCATGGTTTCGAGGAACAGACGCTTGCGTGTGACTTCGGGCGCCGTCGCATACTGCTCGTAGATCGAGACGAAGCGCTGCGCTTCACCTTCCGCTTCCTTCACGACGCGGTCCTTGTAGGCTGCCGCCTCTTCGCGGACCTGAGCGGCCTGGCCTCGTGCGAGACCTAGCTTCTGGTTGGCGTACTGGTTGGCTTCCTCGACGAAGCGGTCTTCGTCCTGCTCGGCGCGCTGCACTTCGTCGAAGGCGTCGGCCACTTCACGCGGCGGCGATGCGTCCTCGATCGCGACCGTGTTGACCGAGATGCCGGAACCGTAGGAGTCCATCGTCGCCTGGATCGTCGCTTTCACGCTTTCGGCGATCGCCTGGCGGTTGTCGCGGAAGATGTCCTGGGCAGGACGGCGGCCGACGACTTCGCGCATGGCGCTCTCGGAAACCTGCTGCAGGGTTTCGGCCGGATATTCGAGGTTGAAGAGGTAAGCCTTGGGATCGGTGACGGAGTACAGTACCGAGAACTGCACGTTCACGATGTTCTGGTCGCCCGAAAGCATCAGTCCGGAATTCTCGGAATTGACCGATGCGCCCTTGCGGCCGATGTTCTGCTGCTGCTCGGTGATCTTCACCAGCTCGACGGTTTCAAGCGGCCAGAAGTGGAAGTGCAGGCCCGGCATGGACACTTCTTCCTTCGGCTTGCCGAAACGCAATTCGACGCCGCGCTCGTCCGGCTGGACCGTGTAGATCGAGTTCATCAGCCAAAACACGCCGATCAGAAGCAGCGCGATGATGACGACGCCGCCGTTGAAGCCCCCCGGCATGACATTCTTCAGCTGGTCCTGGCCACGGCGGATGATCTCCTCGAGGTCCGGCGGGCCGCCGCCGCCGCCACGCGGACGGTTCGGGCCTTGCCCCCACGGTCCCTGATTGTTGCCGCCGCCGCCCCACGGGCCGCCGCCGCCGTTTTGATTGCTCCAGGGCATCAATACCTCTTTCTCTGGAAACTCCCTATCTCACATGCGCGAAATGTTTTTCGGCGTCATATGAAGTGATCCCGTTATAGGTATCAGCCGACGGCCTTTCAACGGAGACGAACCAACTTACGGAGAAATGCGTCAAAATAGTCCAGCAAAATGCTCTAAATACGCTTCCAAGTTACGAAATGCATCGCGTGGCTGTCTTTTTCGCCGCGCTCCATCGGTTCCTCGAACACCCTCGAAAAGCGCGTCGTGTCGATGTCCGGGAAACGGGTGTCGCCTTCCACCTCCGCATCGACCTCGGTGACGTGGATGACGTCGGCCTTCGCGAAGACCTGCCGGTAGATCTCGCCGCCTCCGACAATGCAGATTTCGTCCACCCCGAGCTCTGCGGCGGACCGACCGGCTTGCTCCAGCGCCTCATCGAGGCTGCGCGCGACCGACACCCCGTCGGCCGCAAACGAAGGATCGCGGGTGATGACGATGTTGGGCCGTCCGGGAAGCGGCCTGCCGATCGAGGTGAACGTCTTGCGCCCCATGACGATAGGCTTGCCCATCGTCACCCGCTTGAAGCGCTTCAGGTCCGAAGGCAGTCTCCAAGGCAGATCCCCGTCGCGGCCAATGATGCCATTGCGCGCAACCGCCACGACGAGAACGATCTTCGGGTTTGCCATTCAGTTTCCTTCCGCCTGTTCGGGTCCTTCCGCCTGCTCCCGCGCCTGCGCGCGTTGCAGGGCCGGACGCTCGGCCATTCTTTGTATGTAGCGATCGATGGCCTCGCTTTCGGGCAGCAGATCGCGCATCCACATCAGCGAGGACGATACGATGATGTCGACCGATGAGGGCCGGTCCCCGAGCACATAGGGTCTGGTCGAGAGCGTCTCGATCATGCGCTCGCACATCGCCTGGTGAAGCCGGGCAAGCTCGGCATTGACCACCGTGGCGCCGCACATGTGGGCGACCTGCATCGGTTCCACCACGCCGGCATAGTAGGCGAGCCAGGAAAGATAGCGTCCGCGGTCGGGATCGCCGGGCGGACGACCCATTTCGGAGTCCGGGAAAAGATCCGTCAGGTACTGGGCGATCGCCACGGATTCGGTGACCAGCGTTTCGTCGTGGATGAGCGCCGGCACCTGTGCGTGCGGATGCGGATTGCGCAGATCCGGCCCGCCCGAGCCGTCCCGGCGTCGTATGGTGACGACCCTGACTTCGTATTCGGCTCCCAGTTCCTCCAGCAGCCAGAGCATGCGGAACGAGCGCGACATCGGCGCGTGAACAAGCGTCAGCATGGTTTCCTCCCGAAATCCCGTGTTCCGCCGGCAGCGATCGCCCCGTTACACCGCGATCGGCGCCTTGATGCTTGAATCGGCCTCATAGCCGACGAGCTCGAAGTCCTCGAACTTGAAGGCGAAGAGATCCTTCACATCCGGATTGAGCTTCATGAAGGGAAGCGGCTTGGGACGCCGCCCGAGCTGGAGTTCTGCCTGCTCGAAGTGGTTGTGGTAGATGTGCGCGTCGCCGAGCGTGTGGACGAAGTCGCCAGGCCTCAGTCCCGTGGCCTGCGCGACCATCATCGTCAGCAGGGCATAGGATGCGATGTTGAAGGGAACGCCGAGGAAGATGTCGGCCGAACGCTGGTAGAGCTGGCACGACAGCTTGCCGTCAGAGACGTAGAACTGGAAGAGGCAGTGGCAGGGCGGCAGCGCCATTTCGTCGACCAGTGCCGGGTTCCAGGCCGACACGATATGCCGGCGCGAGTGCGGGTTCTTCCGGATGCTTTCGACAACCGCCTCGATCTGGTCGAGGTGGCGACCGTCATGGGTCGGCCAGGAGCGCCACTGGTAGCCGTAGACCGGACCGAGCTCTCCATTCTCGTCCGCCCATTCGTCCCAGATGCTGACGCCGTTCTCGTGCAGATAGCCGATGTTGGTGTCGCCTTTCAGGAACCACAGGAGTTCGTGGATGATCGATCGGAGGTGGAGCTTCTTCGTCGTCAGCACCGGAAACCCTTCGGCAAGGTCGAAGCGCATCTGGTAGCCGAAGACGGAACGCGTCCCCGTTCCGGTCCGGTCGGAACGGTCGCTGCCCTTTTCCATGACGTGAGCGAGAAGGTCGAGATATTGCTGCATGGTCGCCGCCGATTCGTGTTTCAGCCCTAATCTAGAGCGTTAGAGGCGGCAGTCCAAACGCCGGATCGAATTTTCCGCGATTTCCCCAGGGCCGCGCTTCGATTCGGTGACCGATGGGGTATCGCGGGCTTGCCGGGTCGCGTCCGGGGTGCAACCGGAACCTTGCATGCGCGGGTTCCGGTCGCCGTGTCCGTTGGAGATCAGGCGAGTTCGCCGAGTTTGCCGAGTTCCTTCGCCGTCAGATAGTAGAACGTCACGCGGGACTTCGAGTTGTCGTCGGCCATGGCCTTGCATACGGCTTCGACGGCCTTGTCGGCCGCCCCGCCCGTCACGCCGAATTTCTTGGCGCACCACTTTTCCTTGACGCGGTCCAGTTCCTCGGGATCCGAGCATGAAACCAGTGAGGAGTCGCGATTGCGCAAGGCAATGCCGAGATGGCTGACGATCTTCTTGACGATGGCTTCGTCGGCACCGCTGTCATACTTGCGAACATCTGCGAGATAGTCAGTCATGATGTCTCCTCTTCCTGTTCCAAGGCCGCCCGCTTCTTGTGGCGCACCACGCGATGCAGTTTTTCACGCGGAAATAGCAAGTCAAGGGCAAATGAACGTGACCCGGGGCGCTGGAGCCGGCAGGAACGAAAGGGTGCAAGAAATGTCACAAAACCCTTTTCTTGGCACGCCGAAGCTCCTATATAAGCCCTGCTGTCTTCGGGCAGCTATGGCAATAAACGGGCGGTGTAATAAACCCATTGGACCCGGGGGCGGTACCCGGCGCCTCCACCAAAAACCGGTCAGTTCGGACCGGCTTTTGATGGGGGCGAAATAGGATCGACAAGGGCGTAAAGATCGACTTTTTGCTCGGCATTGTACCACCGTTATCGGGCTAAACTTATAGTTGCAAACGACAACTATGCTGAAGCACGTCTCGCTGCCTAACGGCGGTGCGACACTTCAAATCAAGTCCTTGCGGGTAGCACTGTAAGGCGGGGTCCGGAGGCACCTGGCAACAGAAGCCTTCACCTTCTCGCCTTCCTTGAAATGGTTTATAGCTGTCACACATGACTCGTGCGGGCCAGTTCCGCGCACGACTGCGGTCGGGAATCCTAAAGATGCATGCCCCGGTTTGACGGCGGGCGGCACTTTGGGGCAAAAAGCCGCGATGCAGAGACGACATGGCGTGCAAGCGCTTGGCAAGAAAGAAAGACAGAACCTGATGGCGCAAGACCACATCCGCTACGACATACTGGCTCAGGACGCTCTCAGGGGCGTTATCCGCAAGGTGCTTTCCGAAGTGGCCGCCACGGGACATCTGCCCGGCGAGCATCATTTCTTCATCACTTTCCTGACCGGAGCGCCGGGCGTTCGCATCTCGCAGCACCTCAAGGCCAAGTATGCCGAGCAGATGACCATCGTCATCCAGCACCAGTTCTGGGACCTGAAGGTGACCGAGAGCCTGTTCGAGATCGGCCTCTCCTTCTCCGACACTCCCGAGAAGCTCGTCATCCCGTTCAACGCCATTCGCGGGTTCTATGACCCCTCGGTAAGCTTCGAGCTCGAATTCGACGTCCCTGCGGCGGAGGAGGAAGAAGAGCATTCGGCCGAGATCACTGCCTATCCCGCAGCGGCGGAAAAGGAAGAGACCGCAGCCGAGCCCGCCAAGACCGGCGAAGACGATGACGGCAAGAAGCCGGGCGGATCCGTTGTCTCGCTCGACTCGTTCCGCAAGAAGAACTGATCGGGAGCGGCGGCGATGAGCGGCGACGTCGTCAACCTCCGCCAGTTCCGCAAGTCGAAGCAGCGCGCGGAGAAGGAGAAGCAGGCGGAGCAGAACCGCATCTCCTTCGGTCGCACCAAGGTCGAGAAAAACCTCACGCGCGCACTGAACGAGAAGGCCGAACAAGCCCATACCCAGGGCAGGCTCGAAAAATCGGAAGACAAGCCGAAGTGAGCCGCTTCGCGCCGCAACTCCTGAAAATCCTCGACAGATCGGCAGCGTGGTTCCCCACCCGCAATCCGTTGCCGATGAGGTCCTGCCCAGGAGCGAGGCTGGGGTGATCCGTAAGCATTCTGCAACGCTCCATGGACACCGCACGAGCTTTTCGCTGGAAGAGCCCTTCTGGGAGGAGCTCAAGGCGATCGCCGCCCATCGTGCGCTTCCCCTCGCCGTCCTGATCTCGGAAATCGACGATGCCCGGCCGGCAGACAGCAACCTCTCCTCTGCCCTCAGGGTCCATGTGCTCGCCTGGCTGAAGGCGCAGGCAGAGACCGGCGGCTGAACGCTCGAAAAGTCCTATCTCCGTTCCGCGGCAACCGCGGCTCAGTTGAAGCCCGGGAGCACGTCAAAATTCAACGACTGGCCACGATTGGCCGGCGCGAGCTCCTCGCCGCCACCCGCGTTCGACCGCTGCCGTCGCTGCTGGCGGGCAGCCTCTTCGGCCGCAAGCCTCTCGGCGACTGCCTTTGCCTGCGCCTCCGCCTCCTGCAGCTTGCGGACCTCTTCTTCCCTTGCGGCAAACTCGGCCGCGGCCGCCGCAGCTGCCTTCTGCTCCGCGGAGTGACGCGCGGCGCGGATCTTGGCGTCAGCCCGGCGTCGATTTTCCTCGATCTCCTGAAGCCGGACGTTCTCGGCAATCCATTCACGCTGGCGCGCGCGGTACCGGTAGAGCGCGACCTCGCGGCGCAGGCGCTGCTTCTCGAGCACGTTCGCCTGCAGCGTCTCGACCCGCCGGCGCTCGATCTCGAACTTGCGGAGCGACAGGAAGTTTGCGAGCGGCTGTACATCAAGGGAGCGGCCGGGCGCATCGAGCAGTCCGGCCCAGGAAAGCACCACCTCCGGCTCCGCGCCCGCCAGCGCCTCGTCCCCGGCCCGGAAGCGCAATCCTACCTTCGATCCGATGCGCTGCTCGGAAAGCCCGATCTCGACGTCACCGGCAAATTCCGCATAGCCGTCGCCCGCCGAGATATTCTGTGCCCGCAACGTGCCCGAAGCGATCGAGAACGGAATGCGCGCAGCACCCAGCAGCGCCCGCCCCTGCATGATCTCGCGTTCGGCGATCGCCCCCGTTCTCTCCTTGGTAATGTCGCCCTTGACGCCGTCGGCAGCAGCCAGGATCGCCGGGAACGCCGCGGTATTGATACCCTGCACTTCCAGGCCGTTGAGCCGCGCCTCG contains:
- a CDS encoding ribbon-helix-helix domain-containing protein, with translation MIRKHSATLHGHRTSFSLEEPFWEELKAIAAHRALPLAVLISEIDDARPADSNLSSALRVHVLAWLKAQAETGG
- the serB gene encoding phosphoserine phosphatase SerB, encoding MAFVATLLANPSNPVLTPVIAEKAADAIKASGLYWLADGVACDIVLRDDTDVEAARDRILALIAGSPIDLVVQEQETRRKKLLIADMDSTMIGQECIDELAAEVGLKERVSEITARAMNGEIAFEPALRERVALLKGLPISVVDEVVRKRITLTPGGPALIATMKAKGYYTALVSGGFTVFTSRIADQLGFQENRANILLEENGYLTGEVAEPILGKQAKVDALNEISVRLGISPEEAIAVGDGANDLGMLHLSGSGVALHAKPAVAAEAKLRIDHGDLSALLYIQGYRQSDFVHP
- a CDS encoding GNAT family N-acetyltransferase, which produces MTIASTERLIIRNWVEADRDLFFRINSDPQVMAFFPFRRNRAESDTLFDRLISAIANSGLGFFALALRGSNEAIGFCGLNRASLEPCLPEGTVEIGWRLAPEHWGHGYVTEAALALLAYGFKDLALPEIVSFAVAANRRSTAVMKRIGMKRDPARDFDHPRVGEDRPDLRRHVFYAMSRADWQERQAR
- a CDS encoding thymidylate synthase, encoding MQQYLDLLAHVMEKGSDRSDRTGTGTRSVFGYQMRFDLAEGFPVLTTKKLHLRSIIHELLWFLKGDTNIGYLHENGVSIWDEWADENGELGPVYGYQWRSWPTHDGRHLDQIEAVVESIRKNPHSRRHIVSAWNPALVDEMALPPCHCLFQFYVSDGKLSCQLYQRSADIFLGVPFNIASYALLTMMVAQATGLRPGDFVHTLGDAHIYHNHFEQAELQLGRRPKPLPFMKLNPDVKDLFAFKFEDFELVGYEADSSIKAPIAV
- a CDS encoding SspB family protein; the protein is MAQDHIRYDILAQDALRGVIRKVLSEVAATGHLPGEHHFFITFLTGAPGVRISQHLKAKYAEQMTIVIQHQFWDLKVTESLFEIGLSFSDTPEKLVIPFNAIRGFYDPSVSFELEFDVPAAEEEEEHSAEITAYPAAAEKEETAAEPAKTGEDDDGKKPGGSVVSLDSFRKKN
- a CDS encoding DUF4169 family protein, coding for MSGDVVNLRQFRKSKQRAEKEKQAEQNRISFGRTKVEKNLTRALNEKAEQAHTQGRLEKSEDKPK
- the miaA gene encoding tRNA (adenosine(37)-N6)-dimethylallyltransferase MiaA, which encodes MMRDPGNDIDAILITGPTASGKSALAVRMAEAHGGVVVNADSMQVYDTLNMLTARPQPADMGGIEHRLYGHVPAGAAYSSGAWLRQAAEVVSELRGRDKLPVFVGGTGLYFKALKGGLSDMPPVPAEIRDELRARLAREGAQALHEELAIRDRAAAAVIRSADGQRIVRALEILETTGRSITAFQASAGEAVIDPERARKVVVLPERVQLHQRIDRRFASMMASGAVDEVKALLALDLPAEMPAMKAIGVPQIAAMLRGEMSEAEVIERSSAATRQYAKRQMTWFRNQMNESWSRISSIDEVS
- a CDS encoding DegQ family serine endoprotease produces the protein MALSNRSKSFHAVTVAAGLSVLTVGAGGLPTSAFAQSPALAAGPSSIAGPASVADLAEGLLDAVVNISTSQNVKEEDKGPTPQVPEGSPFQDFFDEFFNGEGGEGGPRTVNSLGSGFVIDPSGFIATNNHVIEGADDIEVNFANGTKLKAKLVGTDTKTDLALLKVEPKTPLKAVPFGDSRGMRIGDWVMAIGNPFGLGGSVTVGIISARGRNINAGPYDNFIQTDAAINRGNSGGPLFNMKGEVIGINTAIISPSGGSIGIGFSVPTELAENVFTQLKEFGETRRGWLGVRIQPVTDDIAESIGMPEAKGALVAGIIEGGPVDNGVIRTGDVIVRFDGKDVEEMRDLPRVVAESPVGKAVDVVVVRDGKEQTVKVTLGRLEDGEKLAEASTEADKQGTTDNKQEANRPAATPVLGMTLAPLDEVARKNGGISEGVQGVLITAVEPNSAASERGIEVGDVIVEIGQEAVTSPDEVKSRIAKLKSEDRRNALLMIANKSGALRFVTVRME
- a CDS encoding protease modulator HflC yields the protein MGNRFPAILIGIAVILFIAYSSVFVVNERQQAIVVRFGQIQDVKSEPGIYFKLPFGFMDADSVQYVQDQALRFDLDNIRVQVSGGKFYEVDAFVVYKITDARTFRQTVSGDREAAESRLRTRLDAALRRVYGLRGFESALSEERSSMMREVRNELSRDAETLGLTIEDVRIRRTDLTQEVSQQTFDRMKAERLAEAELIRARGNEEGQRRRAIADRQVVEIVAEAQRDSEILRGQGDAERNRVFGEAFSKDPGFFDFYRSMSAYREAMGSSDTTLVLSPNSEFFRYFEDANGTKPPATAPVPAD
- a CDS encoding DUF2853 family protein translates to MTDYLADVRKYDSGADEAIVKKIVSHLGIALRNRDSSLVSCSDPEELDRVKEKWCAKKFGVTGGAADKAVEAVCKAMADDNSKSRVTFYYLTAKELGKLGELA
- a CDS encoding glutathione S-transferase; this encodes MLTLVHAPMSRSFRMLWLLEELGAEYEVRVVTIRRRDGSGGPDLRNPHPHAQVPALIHDETLVTESVAIAQYLTDLFPDSEMGRPPGDPDRGRYLSWLAYYAGVVEPMQVAHMCGATVVNAELARLHQAMCERMIETLSTRPYVLGDRPSSVDIIVSSSLMWMRDLLPESEAIDRYIQRMAERPALQRAQAREQAEGPEQAEGN
- the hflK gene encoding FtsH protease activity modulator HflK encodes the protein MPWSNQNGGGGPWGGGGNNQGPWGQGPNRPRGGGGGPPDLEEIIRRGQDQLKNVMPGGFNGGVVIIALLLIGVFWLMNSIYTVQPDERGVELRFGKPKEEVSMPGLHFHFWPLETVELVKITEQQQNIGRKGASVNSENSGLMLSGDQNIVNVQFSVLYSVTDPKAYLFNLEYPAETLQQVSESAMREVVGRRPAQDIFRDNRQAIAESVKATIQATMDSYGSGISVNTVAIEDASPPREVADAFDEVQRAEQDEDRFVEEANQYANQKLGLARGQAAQVREEAAAYKDRVVKEAEGEAQRFVSIYEQYATAPEVTRKRLFLETMESVLKNSKKVIINEGESRQGVVPFLPLNELGKAAQTQAGGSQ
- a CDS encoding dihydrofolate reductase, with protein sequence MANPKIVLVVAVARNGIIGRDGDLPWRLPSDLKRFKRVTMGKPIVMGRKTFTSIGRPLPGRPNIVITRDPSFAADGVSVARSLDEALEQAGRSAAELGVDEICIVGGGEIYRQVFAKADVIHVTEVDAEVEGDTRFPDIDTTRFSRVFEEPMERGEKDSHAMHFVTWKRI